In Drosophila pseudoobscura strain MV-25-SWS-2005 chromosome 4, UCI_Dpse_MV25, whole genome shotgun sequence, the following proteins share a genomic window:
- the dpp gene encoding protein decapentaplegic, whose amino-acid sequence MRAWILLLAVLATSQPIVQVASTEDTSISQRFIAAIAPTRTEPSAASAASAAAAAATATATATATATTALAKAFNPFNELLYKSSDSDSDNNNNNYKNRSNNNNNNLNKGPRNNKNKGNKHSKSDANRQFNEVHKPRTDQLENSKNKPKQLVNKSNKMAVKDQKHHQPQQQQQQQHHKPATTTALTSTESHQSPIETIFVDDPALALEEEVASINVPANAGAIIEEQEPSTYSKKELIKDKLKPDPSTLVEIENSLLSLFNMKRPPKIDRSKIIIPEAMKKLYAEIMGHELDSVNIPRPGLLTKSANTVRSFTHKDSKIDDRFPHHHRFRLHFDVKSIPAEEKLKAAELQLTRDALAQAAVASTSANRTRYQVLVYDITRVGVRGQREPSYLLLDTKTVRLNSTDTVSLDVQPAVDRWLATPQKNYGLLVEVRTMRSLKPAPHHHVRLRRSADEAHEQWQHKQPLLFAYTDDGRHKARSIRDVSGGGGGGGGAGEGGKGNGGGRNRRHQRRPARRKNHEETCRRHSLYVDFADVGWDDWIVAPPGYDAYYCHGKCPFPLADHFNSTNHAVVQTLVNNLNPGKVPKACCVPTQLDSVAMLYLNDQSTVVLKNYQEMTVVGCGCR is encoded by the exons ATGCGCGCATGGATTCTACTCCTCGCAGTGCTGGCGACTTCTCAACCGATCGTTCAAGTTGCTAGCACCGAggatacgagtatatcccaGAGATTCATCGCAGCCATAGCGCCTACCCGCACTGagccatcagcagcatcagcagcatcagcagcggctgcggcagcaacagcaacagcaacggccacggcaacagcaacaacagcattaGCAAAAGCATTTAATCCCTTTAACGAATTGCTCTACAAAAGCAGTGATAGTGATAGtgataacaacaacaacaactacaaaaaccgcagcaacaacaacaacaacaacctaaATAAAGGCCCAAGgaataacaaaaacaagggCAATAAACATAGCAAAAGTGACGCGAATCGACAGTTCAACGAAGTGCATAAGCCAAGAACAGACCAATTagaaaattccaaaaataaaCCTAAACAATTAGTTAATAAATCCAACAAAATGGCTGTCAAGGATCAGAAGCATCatcagccgcaacagcagcagcagcagcaacatcacaAGCCAGCGACTACGACTGCGCTAACATCCACAGAATCTCATCAATCCCCGATTGAAACAATCTTCGTGGATGATCCCGCCCTGGccctggaggaggaggtggcctCCATCAATGTCCCCGCCAACGCAGGGGCCATCatcgaggagcaggagccgtcGACCTATAGCAAAAAAGAACTCATTAAGGATAAACTGAAACCAGATCCCTCAACTCTAGTCGAGATCGAGAACAGCCTTCTGTCGCTGTTCAACATGAAGCGGCCGCCCAAGATCGATCGCTCCAAGATCATCATACCCGAGGCCATGAAGAAGCTCTACGCGGAGATCATGGGCCACGAACTGGACTCGGTGAACATACCCAGGCCAGGACTGCTGACCAAATCAGCAAACACAGTGAGGAGTTTTACACACAAAG ATAGTAAAATCGACGACAGAtttcctcatcatcatcggttTCGGTTGCACTTCGACGTGAAGAGCATACCCGCCGAGGAGAAGCTGAAGGCCGCCGAGCTGCAGCTGACCCGGGACGCGCTTGCGCAGGCGGCGGTGGCCTCCACGTCGGCGAACCGGACACGGTACCAAGTGCTCGTCTACGACATCACCCGCGTGGGTGTCCGGGGACAGCGGGAGCCGAGCTATCTGCTGCTCGACACGAAGACAGTGCGTCTGAACAGCACCGACACGGTGAGCTTGGACGTGCAACCTGCCGTGGATCGGTGGCTGGCTACACCGCAAAAGAACTACGGCCTGCTGGTGGAGGTCCGGACGATGCGCTCGCTCAAGCCGGCGCCCCACCATCATGTTCGCTTGCGCCGCAGCGCGGACGAAGCGCACGAGCAGTGGCAGCACAAGCAGCCGCTACTGTTCGCCTACACGGACGATGGGCGGCACAAGGCGCGCTCGATACGGGACGTGAGTgggggcggcggtggcggtggcggtgccgGGGAGGGTGGCAAGGGCAACGGAGGCGGCAGGAATCGGCGGCACCAACGGAGGCCGGCGAGGCGCAAGAACCACGAGGAGACCTGCCGTCGGCACTCGCTCTACGTGGACTTTGCGGACGTGGGCTGGGACGATTGGATCGTGGCGCCACCGGGGTACGATGCGTACTACTGCCACGGCAAGTGCCCCTTCCCGCTGGCCGATCACTTCAACTCGACGAACCACGCGGTGGTGCAAACCTTAGTCAATAATCTCAATCCAGGGAAGGTACCAAAGGCCTGCTGCGTGCCCACGCAGCTGGACAGCGTCGCCATGCTCTATCTCAATGACCAAAGTACAGTTGTGCTCAAGAACTATCAGGAGATGACAGTGgtgggctgtggctgtcgaTAG